From the genome of Topomyia yanbarensis strain Yona2022 unplaced genomic scaffold, ASM3024719v1 HiC_scaffold_543, whole genome shotgun sequence, one region includes:
- the LOC131695799 gene encoding uncharacterized protein LOC131695799, whose product MRRYPSVDQQHAAAVQIVKLFPQLSNTRVTPTAPDESFFFWRNGGKEKGAHTGMIFHRIRNVIKQLPAEKHKYNRGTMPVEESVSTELVERAQLLRVMLASASVAEHICDEMDRCFPVLKLLLKEKKPVNDILDMFPHLCSYEGLVIRQMFERLYPNRTEGLKIEDVFSQCLSYSPSRFSRVEDGEI is encoded by the exons ATGCGCAGGTATCCTTCTGTTGATCAACAGCATGCGGCAGCTGTTCAAATCGTAAAATTATTTCCACAACTTAGTAATACGCGAGTCACACCAACTGCTCCTGATGAG TCATTTTTCTTTTGGCGCAACGGAGGCAAGGAAAAGGGTGCTCATACTGGCATGATATTTCATCGCATCCGGAATGTCATCAAACAGCTACCTGCAGAAAAACATAAATATAATCGAGGAACTATGCCTGTAGAAGAGTCCGTTTCAACTGAACTTGTAGAGCGGGCTCAATTGCTCCGAGTAATGCTTGCATCGGCATCAGTAGCAGaacatatttgtgatgaaatggaccGATGCTTTCCAGTCCTCAAACTGttattaaaagaaaagaaacccgTTAATGATATCTTGGATATGTTTCCACACCTGTGTTCATATGAAGGATTGGTG ATTCGTCAAATGTTTGAGAGATTGTATCCTAACAGAACAGAAGGTCTCAAAATCGAGGATGTCTTCTCTCAGTGTCTATCTTATTCACCGTCCAGATTCTCTAGAGTAGAAGATggtgagatataa